TTTAGGTTCAGTTTCAATGCACattttgctaacaaaaaatgtacacTGGATACACTAGTCGATGAACATGTGCTTAATATTTACCACATTACCTAGTCAATACCCAAAAGTTTGTTGCAGACATACACCCAATATTGCATGTAACATACACTACAGGGTTAAATTTATTACTATTCAAGCTATACCATGAAATGATGACAAATCCATGTTCATCATCAAATTCTACAAATTTCACTCCTTAACTTACGGCATAACACTCGACATAAATGAGAAACCCTGCTTGTATAAATCCAAGGATCGTTGTAAGACTGTCACCACTCACCTCAGTTGATCAATGCAAGCATAGCGGAAAAAAAAGGTTGTATAAAAACGCGAGTTGAATCAAATAGTCTATTACCCACTAACTGTTTCATTAAGTATTTTCATTACCTGTACGAAAATGCCACAAGTAATTGACAACAGACCACAAATTGCAATAAAGTTATTACACTTATGCTTTCACTCTATATATTTAATTCTGTATTCTGAACGCGAAGAAAAAAAATTTGACGGTGTAGGATGTTGGAAACAAATTCTGACAAAATTTGTAATAATTCACTTCTAAATGCTAATACATATCAACTGTACTGGAAACTGCAAGCCAATATATTACGCCTTCTCTAAACGCATAACAAATCACAATGTACACGTCAAAAACAGTTACCGTTGAACTTTCGTGTTTACGACTGTTAATGCTACTTCCTTCTATAATCAACGAATCTCAAGCCTATGATGATATATAGGATTGGTCGCTTGGATTTAAAGTTTGAAGAGTTAATGTGCCTGTGCTTACACGCTGAAATTCACAACAACGGAAGGCAGGTAGATAAGTAATTACCTTATATTTATTCTCGATTTATCACGCCTACAAAATTTCTAGAATGACGATTGTAACCACGCAGGATATTTTGTGTAAGAACATACCATTTGACAATCCGATATGTATCCTTCTTTGGAAGGACCGAGTCAACGTAATTCTCCAGGTATGGATACTGATCGACGAGCTTTGTTCTGATCCCTTTTTGCACGGATGATTTGAGCTGTTGCACTCCCGTCACGCTTTCTTTCTCGTCGAATCTGAAAATGGAGACATggaacatttacacacacacacaatgaagaagagtgaattttgagCAGTGATCGCAATGCATAAACTATGCTAATGAATATAGTTATTTCTCAGAAATAGCAGTCGATCTCCCTCACTTTTTAAACATGTTTTGAATCTGCACTtcatacaccacacacacacacacacaaaatgattttatATCGTTGGTTAATTTACTCTTGTAACACAGGTTATCCAACTATGCCTGCACTGACTTTCAATGTTAGATTCAATTGTACTTCatataaagttttaattttgtataaCTTTTCTACTCATATAGCAGTAAATATAAATTTCTGCATTTACGATCCTAAAACCTACACTGTGAGTGGAGAACTGGTTTTCTATTCTATTTCATACAATGTTATGGAAAGGTTGGTTTACTGTTGTACTGTTAACAGCTGAAAAACAGAACAACAAACTTCAGCAGTGGAGCAATGCGACTTGCTTCTGCACGTGGTAAGTGTACTGTAGTGACTGTATAGTGCGAACGTTGAAAAATCGTCATCGTTAGACACAACTATTTCGAGTTTTGTAATGACTGATACAACTGAGGTAGTCATAACAAGTGATGGTTCAGGTCAGTTGTGGAACGCTTGTGTATGGGATCCCAACAACGGAACTTCGTTAATGTGTTATAAAGGTGGCGGTGTCTCGGCGCCCCATACGCTTTGTCTTTTGGGAAATGATTATTTGTTATCGGCTGACAACGCAAGACCACTCATACATGCGTGGCCACTTAATAGCCAAGAAACAATAAATTTGGGCACTGGAAGGATGTTGTGTTCAGGCTGTGTAAACGCATTGGCTGTCTCTCCCAATGCTCAGTACTGTGCTGCAGGAATAGCTGAGAGACTCCATATCTGGCAGATAGCATCAGGACGGCTTATGGCGGTGGCAAATCGTCACTTCCAGGATATCACATGTTTAAAGTTTACTGATGACGGTACACACATTGCTACTGGCGGAGAAGACTGCAGAGTAATTGTGTGGCCTCTCGCTTACTTGATTTCCCAGTTCGCCAATGAAATGTACTCGGTGCCAGGAGAAGCAGAACCACGATACACCTTCTTTGATCATAGCCTGCCAGTCAAAGACGTTTTCATTGGTCCAGGAGGCATGAGAGCTCTGCTAGTGTCTGTGTCTTTTGATCGAACATGTAAAATATATGACCTGGCATCAGGTAAATTGTTGTTGTCTTTATTATTTGATGCACCACTAACAGCTGTAACTGTTGATGGTACGGATTCTGTTGTTTTTGTTGGAACTAATAGTGGAAAGATTCAGGAATTCAATATCAGCCATCCTCCTCGAGATGTGCACCATGTAGTTAACGAAACACCAAAAAAGTTTGTTGGACATGATAAAATGATTacctgtctgtcatcgtcaattgGTGGTCAGACACTGCTCTCAAGTTCAACAGACATGAAAGTCATCGTGTGGGACATTCCAAGTGGACAGTGCAAAAGGGTGTTGCAACATAAGGGGCCTGTGTACAATGCTTTTTTTACCATTTGCCCAAAACAAATGTTTATAGAAGACTGGAAACCTACTGTTGTATTGAATGGGTTTCAAAAATCCGTTGACAGTGAAAACAAATGCATTGAAATTATGAATAAGGTGGATTTATGTGAATCACCCACATTGTTCGACACAGTACCTATGGTTGCAGTAGCAGAAGCAGGTAGCATAAAAGATGAAGTAATagctctaaaaaaaattaataaagaccTATATACATTTGCTATCAACAAACTGTTGGATACTGCATCACTTGAAAGTAGCACAGGAAATAATGGTGACTCTCTTAATAGaggtattaaaaagaaaagtgtgaagagaAGACGGCAAGATGAAAAATAACAACATTCTCTTATTGAAACTTAAGTGCTTTATGTGCCTATTTCATTGTTATTGTTTCATGAAGTGGTGTAATTTTAAGACTGAATATTAGCACTAAGGTGTAAAAGTGTCTTAAACTTTCATAAATACCAGACTGTTGCCTTTATGCCCAGTAGTGCTTTGCTCATTTACTGTAACAACCAGCTCATTTGTGATCTGTTGTTTCTCTTTTTACATACATAGATAAATATATATATGAAAGTCCAAGAATCGAAACTaaaagtgaaatatatatatatatatatatatgtatatcctTGATTTTTGTATTTGTCTTTCAGTAAATGTCACAAAGAGATTAACCAGTCAAATATTGCAAGTTGTTTGCCTGAACTGCACTGCATTTGGTGTCCTTTAATATCCTTATGCCTTGTGACACTTAGAATTACATTGACAGTGTCATCAGTTAAATGATgtgcaatcagagcacaacaggaAAGTAATAAGGACTGTATTGAAGTTCTATgtctgaatgactatgaaacagtaGATCAATGTATTATCAAAAATCAGTGATGCTGCTAGAAAAAGGGAAACTGTTAAGTATTGGAACCATCTGAAATCTTGAGTTATTGTGACAACTTATCTGTAGTgcagcccgaggtctaggttagttcGGACAGTGACTATTTGGTTGTGCGCTGGCAAACTTTAGGGATATGAAAGTAAAAAATCTAGTTGAGGTAACAGATTGAGGGGTAGCGAAGACTAATTTTTACGTTCATGCTATATTGAAAAATGCAGGGGAGGGGAATGCTTAAGGGTTCAGTGCATAGCGTAACTTCAGTTGTCccattcccccaccccctctctgcaCATCCTTTGAAATACTGATTGTGGTGAGAGTATGAGGCCTAGGTTAGTGTGGAAGAGGATAGTTTGTCTGCGAGTTGGTGAAGCTGACGAATGTGAATGCCAAATAGAGGTTGTGATAAAAGATTGACCTGCAGCAGATCCGTATATGTCTACATTTGTGCTATTGCTATACAGGTAATGCTTCAAATAGGAGCAGTTCTAATCCGAGTGCTTTGACTTTGTGGGATGTTGGTTGACAACATTGCTGTTTATATAATAAATGTAGGGTAGTTTTACGAAATCAAGGGAAGACaatgaattctgagtgccactatTCAAACTATTTGACACTATTCAGAGGTCATTCATGGTTATGTTGGAGTTGTGAAAGATTTCTTTTGACTCCCTGCCACCACAGTTTTAATACTTTCCTATGTGTtc
This sequence is a window from Schistocerca serialis cubense isolate TAMUIC-IGC-003099 chromosome 7, iqSchSeri2.2, whole genome shotgun sequence. Protein-coding genes within it:
- the LOC126412185 gene encoding WD repeat-containing protein 18; this translates as MTDTTEVVITSDGSGQLWNACVWDPNNGTSLMCYKGGGVSAPHTLCLLGNDYLLSADNARPLIHAWPLNSQETINLGTGRMLCSGCVNALAVSPNAQYCAAGIAERLHIWQIASGRLMAVANRHFQDITCLKFTDDGTHIATGGEDCRVIVWPLAYLISQFANEMYSVPGEAEPRYTFFDHSLPVKDVFIGPGGMRALLVSVSFDRTCKIYDLASGKLLLSLLFDAPLTAVTVDGTDSVVFVGTNSGKIQEFNISHPPRDVHHVVNETPKKFVGHDKMITCLSSSIGGQTLLSSSTDMKVIVWDIPSGQCKRVLQHKGPVYNAFFTICPKQMFIEDWKPTVVLNGFQKSVDSENKCIEIMNKVDLCESPTLFDTVPMVAVAEAGSIKDEVIALKKINKDLYTFAINKLLDTASLESSTGNNGDSLNRGIKKKSVKRRRQDEK